The genomic region CGCGTTGTTCGATGGAGATCGGTGCCGCTTGGTGCCCGTTACCTTCCCAGAATCACGTCGATTCCCGTAAGAACCAAGTCAAGCTTGGCCCGCGGGAGCTTGCCCACGCGTTCGGTGAGTACGGTCTGGTTCAGCGTCACCACCTGGGACGCGTTGGCGACCGAGTCCTTCGGAAGTCCCGTCACCCGGGCACTCAGCACCGTGTTGCCCGGAGCGTCCGCCCAACGGAGGTTGCTGGTCAGCGGCACGCACACGACAGTTGCGAGCCGGCTCCGGTTCAGCGGGTCCCCTTGAACCACGACAACGGGTCGTCGAAACGCAGGTTCCGAACCGGTTGGCGCCCGAAGGTCCGCCCACCACACCTCGCCTTGTCCGACTACCATTCGCTGTGCTCCAGCGTGTGGCGCGCCGCCCGAGCAACGAACGGGTCGCCTTGCTCGCCCAGTTGGTCGCAGACGCGGTCCATCGCCTCGGTCACCTCGTCCGGGCTGTGCCGAGCGACGTATTCCTGGAGGGCGCTGCTGAAGACATGGCTTCTCGATTTCCGAGTCCGGCGTGCCAGACGTTCCGCCTGCTCGAAGACCTGGTCCGGAATGGACACCGCC from Vicinamibacterales bacterium harbors:
- a CDS encoding type II toxin-antitoxin system PemK/MazF family toxin — its product is MVVGQGEVWWADLRAPTGSEPAFRRPVVVVQGDPLNRSRLATVVCVPLTSNLRWADAPGNTVLSARVTGLPKDSVANASQVVTLNQTVLTERVGKLPRAKLDLVLTGIDVILGR